The Mauremys reevesii isolate NIE-2019 linkage group 1, ASM1616193v1, whole genome shotgun sequence genome has a segment encoding these proteins:
- the ZIC2 gene encoding zinc finger protein ZIC 2, whose product MLLDAGPQFPAIGVGTFARHHHSAAAEMQDRELSLAAQNSFVDSAAHMGAFKLNPGAHDLSPGQSSAFTSQAPGYPAAALGPHAAHVSSYSGAPFNSTRDFLFRSRGFGDSSPAGGQHGIFGPAAGTLHHPHTDAQSHILFPAIHDQHGPHASQNVLNGQMRLGLPGEVFARSDQYRQVSSPRTDPYSAAQLHNQYGPMNMNMGMNMAAHHHHHPGAFFRYMRQQCIKQELICKWIDPEQLNNPKKSCNKTFSTMHELVTHVSVEHVGGPEQSNHICYWEECPREGKPFKAKYKLVNHIRVHTGEKPFPCPFPGCGKVFARSENLKIHKRTHTGEKPFQCEFEGCDRRFANSSDRKKHMHVHTSDKPYLCKMCDKSYTHPSSLRKHMKVHESSPQGSESSPAASSGYESSTPPGLVSPSAETQSATNLSPAAAAAAAAAAVSAVHRGSGGGGGGGGSGSGAGGGGGASGSHSGLSSNFNEWYV is encoded by the exons ATGCTGCTGGACGCCGGaccccagttccctgccattgGAGTGGGCACTTTCGCTCGGCACCATCACTCGGCCGCCGCCGAGATGCAGGACCGGGAGCTGAGCCTGGCGGCGCAGAACAGCTTTGTGGACTCGGCAGCCCACATGGGGGCTTTTAAACTCAACCCCGGGGCCCACGATCTGTCCCCCGGCCAGAGCTCGGCTTTCACCTCGCAGGCTCCCGGCTACCCGGCGGCAGCCTTGGGGCCCCACGCCGCCCATGTCAGCTCCTATTCCGGGGCGCCTTTCAACTCCACCCGGGACTTCTTGTTTCGCAGCCGGGGCTTTGGGGACTCGTCTCCGGCCGGCGGCCAGCACGGGATCTTTGGCCCTGCGGCCGGGACCCTCCATCACCCGCACACGGACGCTCAGAGCCACATCCTCTTCCCCGCCATTCACGACCAGCACGGCCCCCACGCCTCCCAAAACGTCCTGAACGGCCAGATGCGGCTGGGTTTGCCCGGGGAGGTCTTCGCCCGATCGGATCAATACCGCCAGGTCTCTagccccaggactgatccctatTCGGCGGCTCAGCTGCACAACCAGTATGGCCCCATGAATATGAATATGGGCATGAACATGGCAGctcaccaccatcaccacccagGTGCCTTTTTTCGATACATGAGACAACAGTGCATCAAGCAAGAGCTGATCTGCAAGTGGATCGACCCCGAGCAGCTGAACAACCCCAAAAAGAGTTGCAATAAAACTTTTAGCACCATGCACGAGCTGGTCACCCATGTCTCGGTGGAACATGTTGGGGGACCCGAGCAGAGCAACCATATCTGTTATTGGGAGGAGTGTCCCCGGGAAGGCAAACCTTTCAAAGCCAAATACAAACTGGTCAATCATATCCGAGTGCACACGGGAGAGAAGCCCTTCCCCTGTCCTTTTCCTGGCTGTGGGAAAGTTTTCGCCAGATCAGAAAACCTAAAAATCCACAAAAGGACACACACAG GAGAAAAGCCTTTCCAGTGTGAATTTGAAGGCTGTGACAGACGTTTTGCCAACAGCAGCGACAGGAAGAAGCACATGCATGTCCACACTTCAGATAAGCCCTATCTGTGCAAAATGTGCGACAAATCCTACACCCACCCCAGCTCTCTGCGGAAGCACATGAAG GTCCATGAATCTTCCCCTCAAGGCTCGGAATCGTCCCCGGCTGCCAGCTCGGGCTATGAGTCCTCCACCCCCCCGGGCCTGGTGTCCCCCAGCGCCGAGACTCAGAGCGCCACCAACCTGtccccggcggcggcggcggcggcggcggcggccgcggTGTCTGCGGTGCACAgaggcagcggcggcggcggcggcgggggaggcAGCGGCAGCGGagccggcgggggtgggggggccagcGGGAGCCACAGCGGCCTCTCCTCCAACTTCAACGAATGGTACGTGTAG